The Pseudarthrobacter sp. NS4 genome includes a window with the following:
- a CDS encoding DUF6328 family protein, with translation MKEPVKKPVVDEDRQETREQQSDRNWNELLQELRVMQTGTQILVAFLFTIPFQPKFADLDDVQRVSYIVLVIFAVLMTILLLAPISLHRSLFRQRLKWEIVEHSAGLVRLALLGTALLAAGGAALVVDVALNRTAGVTVLVILLSVAALLWLGFPAIVGRQNNGTKRKPR, from the coding sequence ATGAAGGAACCCGTGAAAAAGCCCGTGGTGGATGAGGACCGGCAGGAAACCCGGGAACAACAGTCGGACCGGAACTGGAATGAACTGCTGCAGGAACTGCGCGTCATGCAGACAGGAACACAAATCCTTGTCGCCTTCTTGTTCACCATCCCGTTCCAGCCCAAATTCGCCGACCTTGATGACGTCCAGCGTGTCAGCTACATAGTCCTGGTGATATTCGCCGTGCTGATGACGATTCTGCTCCTTGCGCCCATCAGTCTTCACCGGTCATTGTTCCGGCAACGGCTCAAATGGGAAATCGTCGAGCACAGCGCGGGACTGGTGCGCCTGGCCCTGCTGGGAACGGCACTGCTTGCAGCGGGCGGTGCGGCCCTGGTGGTAGACGTCGCGCTTAATCGAACAGCAGGGGTAACGGTGCTGGTCATTTTGTTGAGTGTCGCCGCTCTCCTCTGGTTAGGCTTCCCCGCCATCGTCGGACGCCAGAACAACGGCACCAAAAGAAAGCCGCGCTAA
- a CDS encoding hemolysin family protein, with amino-acid sequence MSEYLPGIIWLVVLLMVNAFFVGAEFAVISARRSQIEPKAEAGSKAAKTTLWAMEHATLMLATSQLGITVCSLVILNVSEPAIHHLLEIPLGLTSLSYGTISIIAFVTALLLVTFLHVVLGEMVPKNISFSVPTRAALILAPPLVMVARVFKPVIWTLNGLANSILRLFKVEPKDEATSAYTLDEVANIVEQSTRDGMLTDTSGTLTAAFEFTAKTVADVEVPINEMVLLAESATPADIQRAVAEHGYSRYILTDDDGGPSGYLHLKDVMDLVTPEKFVRPVPAKRIRRLASAYSGGELEDALATMRRTGAHVARVFDADGNTTGVLFLEDIIEELVGEVQDATSA; translated from the coding sequence ATGAGCGAATATCTCCCCGGCATCATCTGGCTGGTGGTGCTCCTGATGGTCAACGCGTTTTTCGTGGGCGCCGAATTCGCCGTCATCTCCGCCCGCCGCTCCCAGATCGAGCCGAAGGCAGAGGCAGGCAGCAAGGCCGCCAAAACCACGCTGTGGGCCATGGAGCACGCCACCCTGATGCTGGCCACCAGCCAGCTGGGCATCACGGTCTGTTCCCTGGTGATCCTGAACGTCTCCGAACCAGCCATCCACCACCTGCTGGAAATCCCGCTGGGCCTGACGTCCCTGTCCTACGGGACGATCAGCATCATCGCGTTCGTCACTGCACTGCTGCTGGTGACCTTCCTCCATGTAGTCCTGGGCGAGATGGTCCCCAAGAACATCTCCTTCTCCGTCCCCACCCGCGCGGCGCTGATCCTGGCCCCGCCGCTGGTGATGGTTGCCCGGGTGTTCAAACCGGTGATCTGGACGCTGAACGGCCTTGCAAACTCCATCCTGCGGCTGTTCAAGGTTGAGCCCAAGGACGAAGCCACCAGCGCCTACACCCTGGATGAGGTGGCAAACATCGTGGAGCAGTCCACCCGCGACGGCATGCTCACCGACACCAGCGGCACGCTCACCGCAGCGTTTGAGTTCACCGCCAAGACCGTGGCGGACGTGGAGGTGCCGATCAACGAGATGGTGCTCCTGGCCGAATCCGCCACGCCGGCGGACATCCAGCGCGCCGTGGCCGAGCACGGCTACTCCCGCTACATCCTCACTGATGACGACGGCGGCCCTTCCGGCTACCTGCACCTTAAGGATGTGATGGACCTGGTCACTCCGGAGAAGTTCGTCCGGCCCGTCCCGGCCAAGCGGATCCGCCGCCTCGCCTCCGCCTACAGCGGCGGCGAACTTGAGGACGCCCTGGCCACGATGCGCCGCACCGGAGCCCATGTGGCCCGGGTGTTCGACGCCGACGGCAACACCACCGGTGTCCTCTTCCTGGAGGACATTATCGAAGAGTTGGTGGGCGAAGTGCAGGACGCCACCAGCGCCTGA
- a CDS encoding cation:proton antiporter encodes MPTALLLSFAALLLIGVLISERAHRTVLSTAVLFLMGGFLLGQGAFGVVTVSTGDPIVGGLAELALFAVLFTDGMRVGYRDLRSAWRLPGRALLLGLPLTLALTALFAHYVAGLPWLESFLLGAVLAPTDPVFAAAIVGREEVPGRLRHLLNVESGVNDGMALPIVLVLLAATGGHDAHGEQLLLEIFLGILVGVVVPAAVLALERLPFLQATSSLQPLLAVSIGLLVLAICHATHANLFLGAFAAGITVASLGRELRHEFEQFGELVTELLKLAAIMVFGALITPAFLFQEIPFNGWIFALLALFFARPLALLVSFIGARLSFREQVTAMWFGPKGFASVVYGLIILESGIALADQIYHLVALVIVLSILSHSSTDVVIARQFSKRQAKTETTAPGS; translated from the coding sequence ATGCCAACTGCCCTGCTGCTGTCCTTCGCGGCCCTGCTGCTGATCGGGGTTCTGATCTCCGAACGCGCGCACCGGACAGTGCTGTCCACGGCAGTGCTCTTCCTTATGGGCGGATTCCTGCTGGGGCAGGGAGCCTTCGGCGTGGTCACCGTGTCCACGGGCGACCCCATCGTGGGCGGCCTGGCAGAGCTTGCGCTGTTTGCGGTCCTGTTCACGGACGGGATGCGTGTCGGCTACCGGGACCTGCGCTCGGCCTGGCGGCTGCCGGGGCGGGCCCTGCTGCTCGGCCTGCCGCTGACCCTGGCGCTGACGGCGTTGTTCGCCCACTACGTCGCCGGATTGCCCTGGCTCGAATCCTTTCTCCTTGGCGCCGTCCTGGCCCCCACCGATCCCGTTTTCGCTGCCGCCATCGTGGGCAGGGAGGAAGTACCTGGCCGGCTGCGCCATCTGCTGAATGTCGAGTCCGGTGTGAACGACGGCATGGCCTTGCCCATCGTGCTCGTCCTGCTGGCCGCAACAGGCGGCCATGACGCACACGGTGAGCAGTTGCTGCTGGAAATTTTCCTGGGCATCCTGGTTGGCGTGGTGGTGCCCGCCGCCGTGCTTGCACTCGAACGCCTGCCCTTCCTGCAGGCAACGTCCTCCCTGCAGCCACTGCTGGCGGTATCCATCGGGCTCCTGGTGCTTGCGATTTGCCATGCCACCCATGCCAACCTCTTCCTGGGCGCCTTTGCTGCCGGAATCACCGTTGCTAGCCTGGGCAGGGAGCTCCGGCACGAGTTCGAACAATTCGGGGAACTGGTCACCGAGCTGCTGAAACTGGCCGCCATCATGGTTTTCGGCGCGCTGATTACCCCTGCCTTCCTTTTCCAGGAGATCCCCTTCAACGGCTGGATTTTTGCGCTTCTGGCCTTGTTCTTTGCCCGCCCTCTTGCCCTCCTGGTGTCCTTCATCGGGGCACGGTTGAGTTTCCGCGAACAGGTCACCGCCATGTGGTTCGGTCCGAAGGGCTTCGCCTCCGTGGTGTACGGGCTGATCATCCTTGAGTCAGGCATTGCTCTGGCTGACCAGATCTACCACCTGGTTGCGCTGGTCATCGTCCTCTCCATCCTCTCCCATTCCTCCACGGACGTTGTGATAGCCCGGCAATTCAGCAAACGGCAGGCAAAGACGGAAACTACAGCTCCGGGGAGTTGA
- a CDS encoding ABC transporter permease gives MAAVVRLALLQARRDRAILAAWILGIAGLGYAAATAVTTQFGADNERAALVAVAAASPAFLFLRGLPDGISSGAVTFFQGYSFTAVLAGLMSTFLVVRHTRADEDQGRFELVGSTPVTRVTPLYATLVLGTCANVVLALAVAAGFIGAGLPVAGSFLAGAAVGAVGLFFMVAAALAAQVMPSARSANGAAAALVGGAYLIRGAGDALGTADASLLKVTAAWPSLFSPIGWGQRIRPFTDSDALPLVVIGTGALVLAGAALMLRTSRDLGASYIAADESGSERAGTGLASMLGLAWRLQRGTVAGWCFTAALLGAVAGGLGPVVRDALAGNQSLMELMNRLVPGDAGMVDLFTTAMLGMAGIMAAAAGIQAVLRLRAEEAEGRAELLLAVPASRVRWLGGTIAVAAISTTAVAAAAGVSAAVVLALAQAGGSSPGTVLAAALAHVPAALVFPALALLVFALAPRWSGAVGWGALAVALVLGQFGELLGLPVWLQDLSPFRHSSAMPVEAFQPEGAVLMAAVAVVAAAAAARLVRGRDLTV, from the coding sequence ATGGCCGCCGTCGTCCGTCTCGCCCTGCTCCAGGCCCGCAGGGACCGCGCAATCCTCGCCGCCTGGATCCTGGGCATTGCCGGCTTGGGGTATGCGGCCGCCACCGCCGTCACTACACAGTTTGGCGCCGACAACGAGCGTGCCGCCCTGGTTGCGGTGGCTGCGGCCAGCCCGGCATTCCTCTTCCTCCGGGGGCTTCCGGACGGCATCAGTTCCGGGGCGGTCACGTTCTTCCAGGGCTATTCCTTCACTGCAGTGCTGGCAGGGCTGATGAGTACGTTCCTGGTGGTCCGGCACACCCGTGCGGATGAGGACCAGGGCCGTTTTGAGCTTGTCGGTTCAACCCCTGTAACCCGGGTGACGCCCTTGTACGCCACCCTGGTGCTTGGCACCTGCGCCAACGTGGTCTTGGCGCTTGCTGTTGCCGCCGGTTTCATCGGCGCAGGGCTCCCGGTTGCCGGATCTTTCCTGGCGGGGGCAGCCGTGGGGGCGGTGGGCCTGTTCTTCATGGTGGCCGCCGCGCTGGCAGCACAGGTGATGCCCTCCGCGCGGAGCGCCAACGGCGCAGCGGCGGCGCTGGTGGGCGGGGCCTACCTGATCAGGGGCGCGGGGGATGCGCTCGGCACGGCAGACGCGTCACTGCTGAAGGTCACCGCCGCGTGGCCTTCGCTGTTCTCGCCCATCGGATGGGGCCAGCGCATCCGGCCCTTCACCGACTCCGATGCGCTGCCGTTGGTGGTCATCGGTACCGGTGCCCTCGTCCTGGCAGGGGCTGCCTTGATGCTCCGAACCAGCAGGGATCTTGGGGCCAGCTACATTGCGGCCGACGAGTCGGGGTCGGAACGGGCCGGAACCGGGTTGGCATCCATGCTGGGGCTGGCGTGGCGGCTGCAGCGCGGAACCGTGGCCGGTTGGTGCTTCACCGCTGCCCTCCTGGGGGCCGTGGCCGGCGGGCTGGGACCTGTGGTCCGGGACGCGCTGGCCGGCAACCAGTCCTTGATGGAGCTAATGAACCGGCTGGTTCCCGGCGACGCCGGCATGGTTGACCTGTTCACCACGGCAATGCTTGGCATGGCCGGCATTATGGCTGCTGCGGCGGGCATCCAGGCGGTGCTGCGGCTCAGGGCGGAAGAAGCGGAAGGGCGGGCCGAACTGCTCCTGGCCGTGCCGGCGTCGCGCGTCCGCTGGCTGGGCGGGACCATCGCCGTCGCGGCAATTTCGACGACGGCCGTCGCGGCCGCCGCGGGAGTATCGGCCGCCGTCGTGCTCGCCCTGGCGCAGGCAGGTGGCAGCAGCCCCGGCACGGTACTGGCCGCGGCGCTGGCCCACGTTCCGGCCGCGCTCGTCTTCCCGGCCCTGGCCCTGCTGGTGTTCGCGCTTGCACCCCGGTGGAGCGGCGCCGTCGGCTGGGGGGCTTTGGCCGTTGCGCTGGTCCTGGGGCAGTTCGGGGAACTCCTGGGCCTGCCCGTCTGGCTTCAGGACCTGAGCCCGTTCAGGCACTCGTCCGCCATGCCCGTTGAAGCCTTCCAGCCGGAGGGCGCCGTGCTGATGGCCGCTGTTGCCGTGGTGGCGGCGGCAGCAGCCGCCCGTTTGGTGCGGGGAAGGGACCTGACGGTTTGA
- a CDS encoding DUF4383 domain-containing protein, translating into MSASPAHPGAHARHHRTPIETAALALAGVFALVGFLGFIPGITTNYSEMAFAGPGSSALLLGIFQVSVLHNTVHVLFGAAGLILARTAAQAKYYLIGGGAVYLVIWLYGLLIDKASAANFIPVNTADNWLHAVLGVVMVALGLVLGRNNAGRGREL; encoded by the coding sequence ATGTCTGCGTCACCAGCACATCCGGGCGCACATGCCCGCCACCATCGAACGCCGATCGAGACTGCAGCCCTTGCACTGGCAGGCGTTTTCGCCCTTGTGGGCTTCCTCGGTTTCATCCCCGGCATCACAACCAACTATTCGGAGATGGCCTTTGCGGGGCCTGGCTCCAGCGCCTTGCTCTTGGGGATTTTCCAGGTTTCCGTTCTGCACAACACCGTCCATGTGCTCTTCGGTGCGGCAGGGCTAATCCTGGCCAGGACCGCAGCGCAGGCGAAGTATTACCTGATCGGCGGGGGCGCCGTATACCTGGTGATCTGGCTGTATGGGCTTCTGATCGACAAGGCCTCCGCCGCCAACTTCATCCCGGTCAACACGGCGGACAACTGGCTCCACGCAGTACTGGGAGTTGTCATGGTGGCACTGGGCCTTGTTCTTGGCCGCAACAACGCCGGTCGCGGCCGGGAGCTGTGA
- a CDS encoding PRC-barrel domain-containing protein, whose amino-acid sequence MATHETRELVKLEDTGKTVAAEQEDIRGYTAKDRSGEEIGKVEELLIDQEEEKVRFLVIASGGFLGIGKDKTFIPVDTVKSINAGDGEVLIDRTREDIAGAPDYDPELADTRSYYEGVYGYYSVPPFWTPGYAYPAYPYYPR is encoded by the coding sequence ATGGCCACCCATGAAACCCGCGAACTGGTGAAGCTGGAAGATACCGGCAAAACCGTGGCGGCCGAGCAGGAAGATATCCGTGGATACACCGCCAAGGACCGGTCAGGCGAGGAAATCGGCAAGGTGGAGGAGCTGCTGATTGACCAGGAGGAGGAAAAAGTCCGTTTCCTCGTCATCGCTTCGGGAGGGTTCCTGGGGATCGGGAAGGATAAGACATTTATCCCCGTCGACACCGTGAAAAGCATCAACGCGGGCGACGGGGAAGTCCTCATTGACCGGACCCGGGAAGACATTGCGGGAGCTCCCGACTATGACCCGGAGCTGGCAGACACCCGGTCGTACTACGAGGGTGTCTACGGTTATTACAGCGTTCCACCGTTTTGGACCCCCGGCTACGCCTACCCCGCATACCCCTACTATCCCCGCTGA